TATCCCTATTTCTTCAGTGCACTGGATCACAGATTACCAGGCGTTAATAGATCTTTCTTTATCTGTAATTATCTGCAAGTTTAACATTACATGATTACAGCTAGAAAAGAGTGTTGGGCTTGGTGGTTAGTGTCAGTGTTGATACATTTGTGGTTCTGCAATTTCACTTCAATGTTCAGACCAAAAGTTCACAACAGAGGGAGCAATAGTTAGAACTCACAGTCCACGAGGAGGGTGTTGGGCTGAAGCTGCGGGTGCAGTCTCCCATATGCTAAACTGTCACTCATGTTTTTACGTGAAGACAGAACATTCATCAGCACCTGTGCAGGATCAGAAGAAGATGCACATTTAATAAAACAGCATGAATAAATTTATAGAACTTTATAGAAGAAACTGGAAGTGTATGTTCTCTATATGAGATCAAactgtacttttattttcattataagTCATCAAATAACCTGTGTAATGCCACTGAGGGCTTTCTCTCCATTTGAAGATCCAACAGCTACGTAAGTGCCACATAGTCCCACGGCTGGCCTCACCACTGTGGGCATCAGGAAGGACATGGGTCTCTTCCCAGGCTGGAGGTTATTATGCTACAGcaaaagacaacaaaaaccATGAGAAACAAGAGGCGAAAACAAATCCATTGACTGGAAATCATTTAAtaatggatttaaaaaaaatatgaagacAGCAATTACTGGGTTTGGTGATGAACTCAGTGTTTTATTAGTCCAGGAGAAGTCCAGGATCTGGCTGTTCAAAATGATCCCCGAAGGAGTCACTATCCCACTGCCAAATGGTTTATTTAGTGAgctgaacaaacaaaaaacaaaaataaagttagTTGAGTTTAGGAGGAAGCATTTCTCACTTGGCTACAGCACTTTGATACAAACTTGTCCTCGATTTAAAACATCAAATACCCCATGACTGATACAATGTGGTCATCTGGCCCCATGACCATAACCTGCGCAGCTGCAGCCCCGTCCTCCAAGGTAAATGATGAAGTGTAATGGCTGACAGGGAATGCCTGAGTGTCATTGATCATCTCGCGGAGTAGGGAAGCCTGTGATTTACTAGGAGATGGAAATCAAAATCTCTAGTGAACTAGGGCGGATACATTATACTTTATACATTTAATCATTCTtgaagagagaagagagtgaAGTGATCTCTACCTCAGAATCTTGGCAACAATCTCCGAGACGGAGTTGTCAAACATGGGGTCTCCTAGCCCACTAGCCAGGGCCAGAGATATCTTTACAGCCTGGTGAATTAATACAAAATGAATaagtaaacaaaaaataataataaataaataaataaatgaaaacccACTTGTGTAAAACAGTTATGGCGCTACCTCTGCAATCCAGTGGTAGGTGCTGTTCCTGGGGACCTGGCTGGTGATGTTGTAGCCTTCCAGGATGTTGAGGGCAGAGATCAAAGCAACGCCTGCATGCGGCGCTGGGGCCACCATCACATGATGTCCTTCAGAGACACCAACAAATCATAAGATGAAAGAtctaaaacaaatacatttgtgcTGCATACTAAGTATAACTCAAAGTAAAGTTACAAAACTCGACACACTGATGCTTTTTGAAGTCTGCGGTGCGGAAAAGAATGTTTAAAGTCATTCAATAAGGGTACAATACAACACAAACCACGTATAGCTGTCATTTAAACAAAACAGCTGGAAAGGCTTCTGATGTCAGAGgtggacaaattaaagaacGCTACAATAGCATTTACACAACATTAAAACGATGTGTGTAGATGTTTTTGAATTTCCATTCTGGAAATGGAAATTCAGCTCAGAGCTCCACTAGCAAAGAATTAAGCTATTTCCACCTTTAACAAGGTGAAATTCATGAGCACATCTTTGATCGTTAAGTACATCCTAGAAGCAAAGAAGGACCACTGGGCCGTGTGGTTCAGGTCAAGTCAAGTTAATTTAACACAGATATTTGGAAAGTTTTTCTACCAGCTCTGATGTGAATCAGAGATGATCATCTACTTACCCTGATACGTGATCTCTGCTGGCTTTTGTAGGACTGTGCTGTAGTTTCCAAAGTCCTCCTCTGTGAGTATGCCGCCTCTTGCTTGTACCTATTAAAGACATAGGTGTGATTATTACTTTTAATATGCTGAAAGATATTCAATTAGCAAAAGATGCAATCTACAGCAATTCAGAGCTACTGATAGTCTCTTAATTATCATTCAAACAATCCAGATTTTATATGAAACACACCCAAGAAACTAATCCTGGCAAGATAGGAAAGATTTTTCAAGGCTGTTGAATCTAAATATGCATTATTAGCTGTGTGCCAACATCATCACTTTCCATACAGAAGTTACAAcatgaaatcacaaaaaaaaaaaaaggaggagcaGCTTTGGAGCAAGTCAGTATACACTTTTAAACAATATACTATAGGAAGTACagattatttaaataaaaaggctTCCATTCAGCCATTACTCATGAACAAGGACTGTGTAGAGAGGGTCTCGGACTTCCGTTTTCTGGAAGTCCTCACGACGGAGGACCTAACGTGAGGCGCAAACACGGCTGAACTGGTGAAGAAGGCCCAGCAGAGACTTTACTTTCTTAGGCTCCTTAGAAAGAACTTCACCATTCCCACTGTCTCAGAAGCCCAATATATACTGCAAGACTCATCGTGCCATGCACATAGTCTGTTTGAACTGCTGCCATGAGGCAGAAAGTATAGAACAATTTCCCTCCTACCAACAGAAATATATACAAAGAGCACATGTTGCATCCAAGATTTTGTATGTGATAAATTGCATAAATATATTTCAAACTATCATACAAATGTTAAACTTGGTCTTGCCTTTTTTAGATTATCATTCTACCAATAAACAATGTATTTTTCTTAACAAAGAATGAATATTGTATCATTACTAAATTACTTTGTAACATTGTAAAAGTAGTACTTCACCAATATATGAAGAGTTCAGGTTAAAGTTCAACTAGACTTAGTGCATGGAGGATAAAAGAAACTCAACCCAgagaatataaaaacatgatgaaTACTTATATAACTGGggttaaaaactaaaaagaaatcCTTACAGCAGCTGCCATTTCCTGTGCAATATTCCCAGTGTAGAACTCCGATATCCCTTTAGCTGCAACAGCATCCAGGACAGCTGCTAAATCAGGGCGTTGGGTGAACAATCCAGAAAGAGGAGCATGGCCGTTGGGGAGGAACAAATCCCGGAATGCATCCGACATGTTTTGGTTCTTAACTTTAGACAGAGCTTCAGCTGTGGAGTGACAGGAAAGGCAAATGAGACAGAGCTAAAGTTTCACATGGCTTTTGTTTGGAAGCAACAAGCAAACTGAGCGATAGCGCTTCCTTCTTTTAATCCACGGGCAGACAGTGAGTGACTTCCTTTAGTGATTTGCACAACAGTTCCCTTACCTAAGTCATGAGTAACATTGAATCCATTTCTGGCCACATCTGCTGCCAGGGCAACCACATCCTTCCATGGCATCCTGGTGAAATCAAGGATCATGTTGATCTTAAGCAGATATATCCCTAACTCATACTTTCTAAGGTCTTATTTTATCAAATTGATCATTCGCAAGACTTTAAACATAGTCACTTTATATTGATCAACTAAAGTATTTGGTGCTTTTAATATGATGATGCATCTGGAatgtgaatgtgtgaatgtgatTGTGTGTCTCTTACTATGACTATGACAGTTTAAAGGTGAACACAAAGGATcaaaacactttcttttttctttttttttgaaaaaagtgaCTGAAACAAGGGTGAGTGAAAAGGTTAATATAAAGATATGAAAGAAAAGACGACTACAAAATATGCAGAAACCAGTAAATGGGCTGCAGCTGTTAATAGCACCTGGGAAGAGTAAACAGTCATAATGGGATTATCTTTATATTACCTGCCATACAGCTGGTGTGCCTGATGCATCCCACTGAGCATACCTGGAACGCCCACGAGCAGGCCGGGCTGCAAAGAAACATTTGCATAGTGAAGTCACAGTACAGAGAAATTCACAGACTGACCTAAGATTTCTTACAGGAAAAAATCTACGTACATTAAGATCAAGGTTTGTAAGCAACATGTCTTCGTGGATGCCAGACGGTGCTGTCTCCCTGAAGTCAATGACTCTTGTCTCATTCTTACGGATGTCGTGTACCAACATAACGCCACCTCTAAAGATCAACAGATGACAAAGCAGAAGTCTGTAGCCTGCAAGTCTGTGCATCTGAGACTGTTTAAGAGAGATTAATATGTGACTCACCCCCCTATGCCAGACGTGTGAGGATGGACAATACCCAAACAGAGGGCAGCAGAAATGGCAGCGTCCACACTGGAACCCTGCTTCTCCAGAACATCAAACCCAAGAGATGTGCACTGAGCTGCATCCGTCACAACCGCACCTTGATTAAAAAccttaccaaaaaaaaagagagaacatACTGTAAGTGAGGAGAAGAGAGTGGCTGTTTATGTGGGAGGAAGCAAGCATGTGGTGGAATCACCCATAATCTCATAATCACCCATTGAGAGAAGCAACACTACTTCAACATGATTGCAACAGCTCCATGAAAGGAAAGCGTCTACTCCTACCTGTGGATCTCCAAAGTAGATCTGCATGATGAGCGCCACAGTGACCCCTGTAGCAAAGGTAAGACAAGCTGTGATGATGACGGTCAGTCCATCCCGCTGGCAGGCACAGTCCTCATTAAAGGGATCCGTGTTGGTCTCCCGTAGCGATGCAATATCATGGCTCGCCAAGTCTGAAGCCGAAGAGGGGAGACGCTGTAGCCGAGCAGACTTCAGAAACAGATCCGGGTCTGTGACATGAAAATCACACGTATGCGTGGGGTTAAATCAAATTGACGATAAAGACTGATGTATCCCCTGTAGGGCTGTTCaattaattgattttaaatcgtaatcgggattatgtaattagaacgatgttaaaacgtgaaaatcgtaaaatcgatttttcacctttttttttaccttgtctgcacacatattaatgattgataccatattaatgattgatggaaatacctctcaatacctgcgacaagtgccccatgggagaggctctttagtgtaggagggggcgttgtaacatgccaccgggcatccctcaagacagatgcggtagaccggctcgtgttccttgcaaaaaacttgcaaatgtgaatagcaaatgtaatgactgacattacacacctctacctccttcatgggttgcattattatttagcatgcaaagacccagtttagtttaattagaaaatgtcttgttttatttaattggaaatataacttactgtatgtttgcaagtgctgatttgcagagataaaactttatattttattatattttttaaaactttttttcaacttattttacagagttttgcactttattcattcatttttggtttaataagagcaaagtttgcacgtaaagcccaatggggcaaatgttcaataaaaaaactgcatatttgaaatcatttctttgccttttgtcaattcacaaaataatcgtaatcgtaattgaaaatcggattttgagagaaaaaaatcgagattttatttttgggcaaaatcgaacagccctaatcccCTGTAAGTTATGAAAGCTCTTCCATAAAACTCCCTCCTCTAGAGTGCTTTAGAGAGGAGTATGCAGCTTTAGGAAGTGTGACATGGCTGCCTGACCTGTATCTTGTTCACTCAGGACGTTGTCGTCCTCCTTGCGAGATTTCAGAGTGTTTTCCCCGGACAAGTCATCCTCCGGCAGCCTGGGGAAGCTGGTGATGCTCATGTAGTCCACCGGAGAGTAGGCGCTCCCCAAGGTTGTCTCTGGATTGGCATCTTTATCCACCGCACTTCCACTGGGGTACGCTGCTACAATCTCTGAAGCAGGATTGTGCATGACGAGTGTTGATCCTCCAAAATCTTTGTGATGTGGAGGAGTTAGGCCACCATTTCCATTTTGTCCAGTTTAGTGTTCTTGAGATGGTATCCGAATCTGTTACTGTCAACCAGATGATATTATTAACACACAATCTCTTTTATGGACCAAGTTGCTGTGGCATCAAGCAATGACCTTGTTTTACTGGGTTATATCTTTATGATTATATTAAAACCagaaatagatggatggatttgcTCATGTGTGTTTTCGTTTGTAacatcactgcagctctttttaGAGGATATTTTGACAGGCCAGTACACGGGTGTGCAGCTCTAATGATCATGCATTTTCTGCCACCTGCAGGAGATAAACCATCCAGATGAACTAGTTTTCTCCAGGAATTTCTCACCCAAAGTCATGAGCTCTCCCTTGTAAAAGGACCATATTCCAATACGACCTCCACACATGCAATAGCTTTATACAAATATTGATATGCTACCCTGTGCCTTCCTTCGGCAAACACATTTATGtgcttaataataaaaacattattacaGGGTAAAGCTCAAACAGAGCAATCCTCTGCTAATTTCACCGCCTTGCTACAAGCTAACGCATCTCTTTTTGGATAATTCGGCTCTGcaggattaaagctgtgttAATGTTACTTACCGTCGTCATTGAATGCTTGTGGcggaataataacaataaagaaaaaggtCCTTGGCGGTGTTATTGGGGTGTATTTTAACGCCGAGCAGGTGCGGTGAGGGAAGGAGCGCTGTCTCTCTCCAGACACTCAATCATTGCGGCTCCACGAAGCTCGCTTCTGCTTGGGACTCCGgaccagaatctgatttctggccgcgggagcgcgcacagcagcccgctgAGCGAGAGCaataaaacgtcagattttcagattatgaagctc
This is a stretch of genomic DNA from Cololabis saira isolate AMF1-May2022 chromosome 12, fColSai1.1, whole genome shotgun sequence. It encodes these proteins:
- the LOC133456452 gene encoding glutathione hydrolase 7, with protein sequence MHNPASEIVAAYPSGSAVDKDANPETTLGSAYSPVDYMSITSFPRLPEDDLSGENTLKSRKEDDNVLSEQDTDPDLFLKSARLQRLPSSASDLASHDIASLRETNTDPFNEDCACQRDGLTVIITACLTFATGVTVALIMQIYFGDPQVFNQGAVVTDAAQCTSLGFDVLEKQGSSVDAAISAALCLGIVHPHTSGIGGGGVMLVHDIRKNETRVIDFRETAPSGIHEDMLLTNLDLNPGLLVGVPGMLSGMHQAHQLYGRMPWKDVVALAADVARNGFNVTHDLAEALSKVKNQNMSDAFRDLFLPNGHAPLSGLFTQRPDLAAVLDAVAAKGISEFYTGNIAQEMAAAVQARGGILTEEDFGNYSTVLQKPAEITYQGHHVMVAPAPHAGVALISALNILEGYNITSQVPRNSTYHWIAEAVKISLALASGLGDPMFDNSVSEIVAKILSKSQASLLREMINDTQAFPVSHYTSSFTLEDGAAAAQVMVMGPDDHIVSVMGSLNKPFGSGIVTPSGIILNSQILDFSWTNKTLSSSPNPHNNLQPGKRPMSFLMPTVVRPAVGLCGTYVAVGSSNGEKALSGITQVLMNVLSSRKNMSDSLAYGRLHPQLQPNTLLVDSEFLDDDVELLQSKGHKVERTDVLSLVEGTRRTNDLIIGVKDPRSADASALTMSNLP